A region from the uncultured Draconibacterium sp. genome encodes:
- a CDS encoding AraC family transcriptional regulator, whose amino-acid sequence MTLNIKSDNIIAQIDTKKPRLKKYLVISEQDEKWGFIINDVGYTEITPNSTYPSTGHPGSHMFSWETGRVLNEYHFVLITQGEGEFENKLTGKVNVNAGDGFLLFPGEWHRYRPSQKTGWTEHWVGFSGDLADSIMNNSLFKNETGIIKNCGNQLIVKQFSSLFQLISNEPFGYQRSASGICFQLLAEICNIQQCQNHKIQHQPSISKAIHIMNERIDNSIDFERLSKTLGMSYSKFRSDFKKHTGFAPNQYFILLKIEKAKNMLVQTKLTSKQIAFEIGFESDYYFCRLFKQKTGFTPKKFRLRNKS is encoded by the coding sequence ATGACTTTAAATATAAAATCTGACAATATTATTGCACAAATTGACACGAAAAAACCAAGATTAAAGAAATACCTTGTTATTTCAGAGCAAGATGAAAAGTGGGGTTTTATTATTAACGATGTTGGTTACACTGAAATAACGCCAAATTCCACTTATCCTTCAACTGGGCATCCGGGTTCACATATGTTTAGCTGGGAAACCGGACGAGTATTGAACGAATATCATTTTGTACTGATAACACAAGGTGAAGGTGAATTTGAAAATAAATTAACAGGCAAAGTAAACGTTAATGCAGGTGATGGCTTTCTATTATTTCCGGGAGAATGGCACCGCTACCGCCCCTCTCAAAAAACAGGCTGGACCGAACATTGGGTTGGGTTTTCAGGTGACCTGGCAGATTCCATCATGAATAATTCTTTGTTTAAAAATGAGACGGGAATTATAAAAAACTGCGGCAACCAACTGATAGTAAAGCAATTTTCAAGCTTATTTCAATTAATCAGTAACGAACCCTTTGGCTACCAACGCTCTGCATCGGGTATTTGCTTTCAGCTGTTAGCCGAAATTTGCAATATTCAACAATGCCAGAATCATAAAATTCAGCACCAACCTTCCATTTCAAAAGCCATACATATTATGAATGAACGCATTGATAATTCCATAGATTTTGAACGACTCTCGAAAACACTTGGTATGAGCTATTCAAAATTCAGGTCAGATTTTAAAAAGCATACTGGCTTTGCTCCTAACCAATATTTTATTCTCTTAAAAATTGAGAAAGCCAAAAACATGCTGGTGCAGACCAAACTCACTTCGAAACAAATTGCGTTTGAAATTGGGTTTGAATCGGACTATTATTTCTGCAGGTTGTTCAAACAAAAGACCG
- a CDS encoding L-fucose/L-arabinose isomerase family protein: protein MNAEKIKIGLFGIGLDTYWDQFDGLLDRLKSYQSQISNRIAGFGVNIIDAGLVDTPEKAKEAGEYLKKNDVEVVFLYVSTYALSSTVLPVIQKIKVPVIILNLQPVAAIDYESFNKLGDRGKMTGEWLAHCQACSVPEIANVFNRSGIKYHFVTGYLQDELAWNEIQEWVEATKVMHAMRNNRLGVLGHYYGGMLDVYTDLTQQSAVFGTHIELVEMCELKKYREEASDEAIQNKIKEFNETFEVLDTCEDEEIIRAAKTSVALDKLVANHNLGSMAYYYEGETGNDYEDIVTSVIAGNTLLTGKNIPVAGECEVKNAQAMKIMDALGAGGSFSEFYAMDFNDDIVMLGHDGPAHFEIAEGKVQLVPLPVYHGKPGKGLSIQMTVKHGNVTLLSVVQGKDGVFLLVAEGKSVEGPTLQIGNTNSRYRFSIGAREFINQWSKQGPAHHCAIGVGHKASVLQKIAELFDVNCIQIC from the coding sequence GTGAATGCAGAAAAGATTAAAATAGGACTGTTTGGAATCGGACTAGATACCTATTGGGATCAATTTGATGGCTTGTTGGACAGGTTAAAATCTTATCAAAGTCAGATATCGAATCGAATTGCGGGATTTGGTGTTAATATAATTGATGCCGGACTTGTTGATACACCCGAAAAAGCAAAAGAAGCAGGTGAATACCTTAAAAAGAATGATGTTGAAGTGGTATTTCTTTATGTGTCTACATATGCCCTTTCTTCGACAGTGCTGCCTGTAATTCAAAAAATAAAGGTACCGGTTATCATTTTAAATCTTCAACCGGTAGCGGCTATCGATTACGAAAGCTTTAATAAACTGGGCGACCGTGGTAAAATGACAGGTGAATGGCTGGCGCATTGCCAGGCATGTTCGGTTCCTGAAATTGCAAATGTTTTTAACCGTTCCGGTATTAAATATCATTTTGTGACAGGATATTTGCAGGATGAGTTGGCGTGGAACGAAATACAAGAATGGGTAGAAGCTACAAAGGTGATGCATGCTATGCGAAACAATCGCCTTGGAGTTTTAGGGCATTATTATGGAGGCATGCTGGATGTTTATACGGACCTCACACAACAATCTGCCGTCTTTGGTACACACATTGAATTAGTAGAAATGTGTGAATTGAAAAAATATCGTGAAGAGGCAAGCGATGAGGCTATCCAAAATAAAATAAAAGAATTTAATGAAACTTTTGAAGTATTGGATACCTGTGAAGATGAAGAAATAATTCGTGCTGCCAAAACCTCTGTTGCATTGGATAAACTGGTTGCGAATCATAATTTGGGTTCAATGGCCTATTACTATGAGGGCGAAACCGGAAACGATTACGAAGATATTGTAACTTCCGTTATTGCCGGTAATACGTTGTTGACAGGAAAAAACATTCCGGTTGCGGGCGAGTGTGAAGTAAAAAATGCACAGGCCATGAAAATAATGGATGCATTGGGTGCCGGAGGCTCCTTCTCTGAATTTTATGCCATGGACTTTAACGACGATATTGTGATGCTGGGTCACGATGGCCCTGCTCATTTCGAGATTGCAGAAGGAAAAGTTCAGCTTGTTCCACTTCCTGTTTATCATGGAAAACCAGGAAAGGGACTATCCATTCAGATGACTGTGAAACATGGTAATGTTACATTGTTATCGGTGGTTCAGGGAAAAGATGGTGTTTTTCTTTTGGTTGCCGAAGGCAAATCTGTTGAAGGACCAACATTGCAGATTGGAAATACGAACAGCCGTTATCGGTTTTCAATTGGTGCCAGGGAATTTATAAACCAGTGGTCGAAACAGGGACCTGCGCATCACTGTGCCATTGGTGTTGGGCACAAAGCATCGGTGCTTCAAAAGATTGCAGAACTATTTGATGTTAATTGTATACAAATTTGTTAA